In Tsukamurella tyrosinosolvens, the genomic window TCTGCGGGAGCCAGGGCGATGACGGTGCCGCCGAAGCCGCCGCCCGTCATCCGCGCGCCGTACGCGCCGAGCTCCACCGCGGTCTCCGCGATGAGGTCGATGGCGGGAACGGTGATCACGAAGTCGTCGCGCATCGACGCCTGGGAGGCGTTCATGAGCGTGCCGAAGGCGGCATGATCGGAGCGCCGCAGCGCAGCCGCCGCATCGAGCACGCGGCGGTTCTCGGTGAGCACGTGCCGGGCGCGGCGGCGGATCTCCTCGTCCTGCAGCGATTCCCACGCGTCGTCCGGCGCATCACGCAACGCCGCGACGCCGAGCTGCGCGGCCGCGGTCTCGCACGCCTCACGCCGGCGGCGGTACTCCCCCGCCGCGTGCTGATGCGGCGTTCGCGAGTCGATCGCCAGCAGTACACCGTCGCCGAGCCGCAGGGGCACGGGATCCACTGCCAGCGTGCGGAAGTCGAGAAGAAGGGCGGTGTCCTCCGCGCCGTACAGACTGCTCATCTGGTCGAGCAGGCCGGTCGGCGCGCCGACGTAATCGTTCTCAGCGCGCTGCGCGATGCGCGCCAGTGCCGTCCGGTCCGGAACGTGCCCGGGTACGGCTTCGAGCACCGCCAGCAGCACCGCGCACTCCAGGGCCGCGGACGACGAGAGCCCCGCCCCGACCGGCACGTCCGAACCGAGTCGGAGCGTGCCGGCGGGAACGTCGACGCCGTGGTCGCGGAGGGCCCACACGCACCCGGCGACGTATCCCGCCCAGCCCTGCACCTCACCCGGGCCGGTCTCCAGCGGAATGGTCACAGCACCGTCCTCCTGCGCGGAGGAGACCTCGATCGCGGAACCGTCGACAGCGGGGTCGAACTCGGCGAACGTCCCGACCTGCAGCGCGATCGGCAGCGCGTAGCCGTCGTTGTAGTCGGTGTGCTCCCCGATCAGGTTCACCCGGCCGGGGGCGTAGGCGCGCACCGTCATCCG contains:
- a CDS encoding galactokinase; its protein translation is MTVRAYAPGRVNLIGEHTDYNDGYALPIALQVGTFAEFDPAVDGSAIEVSSAQEDGAVTIPLETGPGEVQGWAGYVAGCVWALRDHGVDVPAGTLRLGSDVPVGAGLSSSAALECAVLLAVLEAVPGHVPDRTALARIAQRAENDYVGAPTGLLDQMSSLYGAEDTALLLDFRTLAVDPVPLRLGDGVLLAIDSRTPHQHAAGEYRRRREACETAAAQLGVAALRDAPDDAWESLQDEEIRRRARHVLTENRRVLDAAAALRRSDHAAFGTLMNASQASMRDDFVITVPAIDLIAETAVELGAYGARMTGGGFGGTVIALAPADAARRIAESLPQRITGAGHPEPTVASVRPGRGAHVLPDVRSRP